In Lolium perenne isolate Kyuss_39 chromosome 5, Kyuss_2.0, whole genome shotgun sequence, the sequence tACTATATAGGGCTAATTTGGTTGCAAAGGTCAAAATAACCAGGGAACTACCGCCCCGTCTGATATTTCCCTGGGCAGTTGGGATCCCCTCCCATCCCGTGGAGAATGCAGCGTTGCAATTTGGTTAGCAGGGGCAGGGGCGGAAAGTCGTAGGGCCGAGCCGCTCGGTCGCGAGAGAGACGCGGAATTCCTCCCCGACGTCGCGAGGTGTGGATTCCATGCCCAGGGAATCGGTAGGAAAACCCGGACCAGAGTTTCCCGTTGTGTCCACCAAATGGGCCGGCAGAAAAACCGGGCCAAAATTTCCTCGCGGATTTCACGTCCAGGGAAAAGCCTGGGAACTGCGGCGGATCCAGCGCAACCAAATGAGCCCGTAGTGTGACATGTTtcatgggacagagggagtagttATTTTCGTATAAAAATTTAATTGGCTTTTTTCGAATTTTTGTTTGTTTGCATGAGAGTTTCTTTTCATTCTTTGCCAGGCTTTCATGTGTAATATTTCCCCCCTCAGGTTAAAGCTTACTTTTTCTTTGTTAGCAAGTTTGCACCAGCAAGTTCTTTTTGTTCTTTGTCAAGTTTTCATTTGTAATATTTTTTTCAATCTAGTGAAAGCTTATTTGTTTTATTTTTGCTTGTTTTATTTTGTTGAAACTAGCTTAATGTCAATCAAGTACCagagatttactttcagaaatatAGTGAGAGTACTCCAGAAGATAAGCCAAAGAAGCAGAAACTAAAACAAACGATGGAGTCTGAGGCCATGCCAGGTTTGTTGTCTTCTGAAGATGTTTTAATAAATCCATTTCCATTGGCTTCTCATGTTTTCCAGTTTTTATGGTCACACTGCTGACGTTGTTATACCACTGATCCAGAGCCAACCGGAGCCTGTCCGCAGCAAAGCTGCCTTGAAGAACCGCAGTAACCATTCGGCGCGACTGCCGGAATCGAGGACGATGAAGGAACATCGGCGGGGAAATACCCCGAGCCACCGTAGGCTCGCCGACGCCAACTCCCGCCGCAGCAGGAGCAGACATCGACGGTGACCACCAACTCCCGCAGCCCCACTCCAGAAGCTTCAGAGAAAGCCACCTCCTACACACTAACCTTGACCACCCCACGCCGGCGTTGGAGGAGACGACGACGCGTCGACAAAGGGCGCAAGGACAGGATCCCCACCGAGCACGGACGGCCTTGTCGCCACACCATCCGCACGGAGGAACTTCCACAGATTCGCCGTCCCTGCacagagcagcgacgaggaggagctcGAATCGGGAAGACCAAACCGCCGTATGCAGCTCCGCCGCTCCAACCGAAGCATCGCCGCCGGCAACACACGCCCACACCCTATTTACACCCGAAACGCACAGATCCGGGGTTCCCCCACCCTCCGCCGCCGCAGCGGTCGGAGAAGGAGAGGGGAACCCGCGGCGGCGCCGGGGAAACGGTGGAGCAACTGCGACGCCCTCCTCTCTCTTTCTCGATTTACTGTAGCAGAGGATAAGGAACGGGAGAGAAAGATTACAGCCACAATATTATTTAGCCAGCTCTGAGCAGAGTACTCCAGAAGATAAGCCAAAGAAGCAGAAACTAAAACAAACGATGGAATCTGAGGCCATGCCAGGTTTGTTGTCTTCTGAAGATGTTTTAATAAATCCATTTCCATTGGCTTCTCATGTTTTCCAGTTTTTATGGTCACACTGCTGACGTTGTTATAGCACTTGTAAGTCAAAGTACCTTGGAATTTCCCTCTCGTTGCTGGATGTGGTGGACTACGGTTTCAAAGAAGTGGGTGCTGCCCAACTGTTGTTTTGGACCTCTGAggtgtagttttttttttttggaacaaaCGCCAGGCTATTCATTTAGGAAGAAAGGAAAATGATCCAGTTTATGAGGAAAACCTGATAAaaaatatacatacttaagtaccTCCAACATGCGGACTACTCCCAAAGTCTAAAATAACAACACAACAAAATCGAATAACTTATTGACGATAAAATGCTACATATTCGACAAATCGACACGAAGGTTGCATGAAGTGCATCCATCATGTAATCTCAACCGCCTTCTTCTTGGCGCCGACCTTGTTCTCCTTGGCCTTTTTCACCTTCTCCACATTCTTCACAAGGGAGCCAAGCATCGTGAGTTGCTGCCCAATTTTGGGTCTTTATCTTTTGATGCTATATTGAATCTTTTATGGAGAGACCTGCAATGCAATGTTGACATTAGCAGAAAGCATGTTGGCAAGAAAAGTCCTTTTCTGAATTTATACCTGCGCCCTTCAGCCGTAGTCTTCCATGCGTGACGGTGTGAGTTCCTTCGGGGTTCTCAGAAAGCTAAACTCTGCTCATGTCAGTCGAGTCCTGAGTCCATGTTTGGTTGGACAACTCCATGATCGCGACGCCGGATCTGGAGTGTATCACGCCTAGTCTGCCGTGTTACGAAAGCACGGTCATTTCTGGGATGAATTTTATGTTGCTTTGCGTCGTGGGCATGCATGCCTTGGGTTTCCTGATAGCCACAGCACCCTTTCGGCTCGACACGATTAGCACTGATACAATACACATGCTGTCGCGTCCAGCCAAGATAAACACAGACAGTTCATTTTTACTCCATCTGTTCAAATTAGTTGTCGTAGCTTTGGTCTTATTTAGTCTAGATACATATATACCTCACGCTTTTCGGTTCGCTTATTCTGAAAAAAAAAAACTACTTCAACAGAGAAAATATATGATAAACACAAACAGTTTGGAAGTTGGAACGAAGCAACGAAAACTAAACGGCCTGGTGGCGTCGCTTCGCAAGCAAGAATCGAAGCCCATCATTCATGTCATTGGTTCCTTGCTCTCCAATCTCCATGGAATCTAGCCAAGGAAACACGTCTCGGCGATCCTGCGAACCTTCCCGGCGACTCGGGCTCACGACACGGGACGGACATGTGCTTGCTTGCTTCTCCCGATCATCCTCCTGCCTGCCCATCATCTCCTGCCACTTGCCCAAGGCTAAAACACACATAACACATTTGGTTCATTCATGTGATTTTCACCAAGTCGCAACCGCTCCATCGTCACAACAGCTCCCGATCGCGTCAGATCAGAGTAGGCACGCAGTTTCTGATAAGGTAcatataaatgtttcttttcaaaTCCTCCCTGTCCTTCTCCACGTTCTACTCATACTCTAGGCTGCTACAAAAGTCAACCGATCAACCCGTGCTAGTACTATTATTttcctctgtttttttttttttttttgttatgaACTGTGATACAAAGATCATGCTTGTCTCGTTGGAGCTTTGGAGAAATGCAAGTGTCCAACACACGAGCACGACGCCTTTGGCATCCCTTCTCGTACGACTTCGGAGACTAAATCGTGGTCCTTTGCTTGGAGGCAAATTTTGGGTTATTTGTTGTGGAAAACTGGTAGCGGTGAAAACCGTTTTCAGCCGATTAGTGGGAGTAGCTCATTTCCTTTCGTTAGTCTAGTCTTGGCCAGTCAAGTAACAAAAATGAACTAAAGCGCAAACCAGCTAAACTCCGAAGCTGTTTTTATCCACCCATACCACTTGATATTGTAACCTATGTGTTCTGAACCTGAACATCACTTAGTTTTCTCCTTATCTATTAATAATTATTAAGGTGTCAAGGTGGGATCTCATCGGGATTTCACTTATAGTGTATTTTTCTTTTTCGAGTTTATAAATTTTAGTGTTAAAATTTacctagaaaaaacaaaatacacTTAGATGGGATTCGATCCCATTTGACACTCTACTGTCAGTGAATTAAGGAAAGCCTTTTGCATTTCTTTCAAAATGAAGTGGTGGTGCCtcttttctgttgtttttttACATTAACTTGAGTATGGCAATGAATCAACAATTAATCTTTCCTTGCACTGTATCTTTGCCCATGTTGCCGCGTTTTTTGGTTCATGCCTTAGCGGCTAATCATCGCCGTTTGCTGTCAGGTCAATTCACACACATTTATAATCGTCTACTTCCTGGGACGGCAGACGCTGACCGACGCAGACCAGCTCAAAGTTGTATCCACGGAAATGAAATAAGAAACCAAATTACAGGTCACACTAGCCAATCGAGAATTCCCATAAAAAAGTCTCCTTTGAGAAACTCCCAAAAACAGTTTACTGTATTTTATCCATACAACTGAACTAATTTTCAAATTGAATTCCGAAATGCCTGCAGAAAGAGAGAGGAAGGAACCGATCTAGCAGGCCTGTATTTAAGGAGGCCACGCACGATGAGGAAATGGAAGAAGAAGCTGGGCCACACCCTCTCCCGCCTCGTCTCCCCCAAACCCCCCTTCAATCTCGCCAAGCCCAGGCCCGACTtcgctcccccgccgccgccgccacctcctccgccgccgcattCCTCCTACCCGATCCCGCCCCCGCCGCCGCTCGCCATGGGCCACGGAGGACGCCCAGCGCCGCCGTCCCCGGGGGGCCACGTCTTCCCGCAGGCGGCGTCCACGGTCCTCCCCGACCCGGCCCGCTTCTTCGCGCCGGGGCTCCTCTCCGCGCCGCTCCCCACCAACTGCTTCTTCCAGAACTTCACGCTCAAGAACGGCGACCAGCCCGAGTACATCCACCCCTACTCCGTcaagtccgccgccgccgccctcaccGTCTGCTACCCGACGCGGAACCACTCCCCGACCTTCGACATCCAGACCTTCGCCGCCGACCTCACCGTCTCCTCCCCCTCCGACGCCTCCGCCGCTTCCCAGCCGCACAAAGTCGTCGCCTTTGACGACCTCTCCGTCACCCTCGACTTCTCCCCGTCCCTCCGCGCCTTCCTCGTGCGCGGCTGCCCATTcgtcaccgtcgccaccgccgacgCCGCGGGCCCCGTCGACATCTCCGTCGCCTCCGTCCACGCCTTCCTCGAGGCCGCCCCCTGCGACGACGCGCGGACCAAGTGGCGCCTCCGGATGAACAGCGGCCAGACCTTCCTCCTCTACGCCTCCGCGCCCATCCTGCTCTCCCAAGCCAGCGTCACGCAGCTCGCCGCCCCCGCCTTCGCCGGCGTCATCCGCATCGCCTACCTGCCCGACGCCGCCATGGAGCCGGTCCTCGACCAGTACAGCCCGTGCTACCCGACGGCGGGGGACGCCGCGCTCAACCGCCCCTTCTGCATCGACTACGCGTGGCGCAAGCAGGGCGCGGGGGATCTGCTCATGCTCGCGCACCCGCTCCACCTCCGCTTGCTCTCCCAGGACTGCTCCGGAGCCGTCCAGGTGCTCGACGGGTTCAAGTACCGCAGCATCGACGGCGACCTGGTCGGCGTCGTCGGCGACGCGTGGGCTCTCAAGACCGCCCCGCTCTCCACGACATGGCACTCCACCCGCGGCGTCAGCGACGACGGGGTCGGCGAGGTCGTGGCCGCGCTGCGCAAGGACGTCGACAGCCTCGCCACCAGCCCcatcaccaccacctcctcctactTCTACGGCAAGGCCATCGCCAGGGCGGCAAGGCTGGCATTGATCGCCGAGGAGGTCGGGTGCCCCGACGTCATCCCTGCGGTGCACAAGTTTCTGAAGGCCAACATCACGCCGTGGCTGGACGGCAGCTTCCAGGGGAACGGCTTCCTGTACGACTCCAAATGGGGCGGCCTCGTCACCAAGCAGGGGCTGCAGGACTCCGGCGCCGACTTCGGCTTCGGCATCTACAACGACCACCACTACCATCTCGGCTACTTCCTCTACGCCATCGCTGTGCTCGCCAAGATCGACCCGTCCTGGGGGAGGAAGTACATGTCCCAGGCCTACTCCATGGTCGCCGACTTCATGACGCTGTCGCGCAAGTGCGGCGCCAGCTACACCCGGCTGCGGACCTTCGACCTCTGGAAGCTGCATTCCTGGGCCGGAGGCCTCACGGAGTTCGGCGACGGGCGCAACCAGGAGAGCACCAGCGAGGCCGTGAACGGCTACTACTCCGCCGCGCTCCTGGGACTGAGCTACGGGGACGCGCATCTTGTGTCTGTTGGCGCCACGCTCACCGCGTTCGAGATGCTGGCGGCGCAGACGTGGTGGCACGTCCGGGAGGGCGAAGGGATCTACGAGGACGACTTCAGCGGCAACAACCGCGTCGTCGGCGTGCTCTGGGCCAACAAGAGGGACAGCGGGCTCTGGTTCGCGCCGCCCGAGTGGAAGGAGTGCAGGCTGGGCATCCAGCTCCTGCCTCTCCTGCCCATCAGTGAGGCCCTCTTCCCGGACACCGGGTTCGTCAAGGACCTGGTGACCTGGACCACGCCGGCGTTGGCCAGGGACGGCGTCGGAGAAGGGTGGAAGGGGTTTGTGTACGCCTTGGAGGGCATCTACGACAAGGAGTCAGCATTGGCCAAGACCCGGGCCCTGTCATCCCATGATGACGGTAACACGCTGACGAACCTTCTGTGGTGGCTCCATAGCCGCGGCGACAGCTCCGGCAGGTGCTGCTGGTATCGCCAATACGGCCACTGACGAGGCTGGGTATTATGAGTTAGCTGGTGACTGTTCGTGGATTGCTCTTCAGGCAAGACGCCGTTGCAGCTGGAAATGCCTGGGTTTCAGATTGGGAGAGTTGTTGGTTC encodes:
- the LOC127301215 gene encoding glucan endo-1,3-beta-D-glucosidase-like, translating into MRKWKKKLGHTLSRLVSPKPPFNLAKPRPDFAPPPPPPPPPPPHSSYPIPPPPPLAMGHGGRPAPPSPGGHVFPQAASTVLPDPARFFAPGLLSAPLPTNCFFQNFTLKNGDQPEYIHPYSVKSAAAALTVCYPTRNHSPTFDIQTFAADLTVSSPSDASAASQPHKVVAFDDLSVTLDFSPSLRAFLVRGCPFVTVATADAAGPVDISVASVHAFLEAAPCDDARTKWRLRMNSGQTFLLYASAPILLSQASVTQLAAPAFAGVIRIAYLPDAAMEPVLDQYSPCYPTAGDAALNRPFCIDYAWRKQGAGDLLMLAHPLHLRLLSQDCSGAVQVLDGFKYRSIDGDLVGVVGDAWALKTAPLSTTWHSTRGVSDDGVGEVVAALRKDVDSLATSPITTTSSYFYGKAIARAARLALIAEEVGCPDVIPAVHKFLKANITPWLDGSFQGNGFLYDSKWGGLVTKQGLQDSGADFGFGIYNDHHYHLGYFLYAIAVLAKIDPSWGRKYMSQAYSMVADFMTLSRKCGASYTRLRTFDLWKLHSWAGGLTEFGDGRNQESTSEAVNGYYSAALLGLSYGDAHLVSVGATLTAFEMLAAQTWWHVREGEGIYEDDFSGNNRVVGVLWANKRDSGLWFAPPEWKECRLGIQLLPLLPISEALFPDTGFVKDLVTWTTPALARDGVGEGWKGFVYALEGIYDKESALAKTRALSSHDDGNTLTNLLWWLHSRGDSSGRCCWYRQYGH